From Mytilus edulis chromosome 9, xbMytEdul2.2, whole genome shotgun sequence, the proteins below share one genomic window:
- the LOC139489871 gene encoding uncharacterized protein: protein MLYHSYADDTQAYQVIKPEGDWDDLSDRLKACLSEISDWMTSNMLKLNQDKTELIVFAPKHRVKQLSKYELPFDGTILSDANCVRNLGVFFDKTLSMEQQVTAVSKSCYHQIRTIGNIRSYITENACKTLVCSLVTSRLDYGNALLYNVNSSTIARLQRVQNTAARLITRKRKFDSITPVLMQLHWLPVKYRSHFKLLLYVFKALHDKAPKYLKELIVPYAPIRTLRSENEGLITNPRDVRTKTYGERRFDRAGATLWNDLPIHLRREQSLPRFKKGLKTHIFRLAYCDV from the coding sequence ATGCTTTACCACTCGTATGCCGACGACACTCAGGCATATCAAGTGATTAAACCGGAAGGTGATTGGGACGATTTATCCGACCGTTTGAAAGCGTGTTTGTCAGAGATAAGCGATTGGATGACATCAAATATGCTGAAACTAAATCAGGACAAAACAGAGCTCATCGTCTTTGCTCCGAAACATCGAGTCAAACAGTTATCCAAGTATGAGCTACCCTTCGATGGCACTATTTTAAGTGATGCGAACTGCGTTAGGAATCTAGGAGTGTTCTTTGATAAGACCTTGAGTATGGAACAGCAGGTAACAGCCGTCTCAAAATCATGTTACCACCAGATTCGAACCATCGGAAACATTAGATCGTATATCACCGAAAATGCGTGTAAGACACTAGTCTGCTCTCTTGTCACCTCCAGATTAGACTATGGGAACGCTTTGCTATATAATGTTAACTCTTCCACTATAGCAAGACTACAACGCGTTCAAAACACAGCAGCTAGACTTATCACAAGAAAAAGGAAGTTTGACTCTATAACACCTGTTCTGATGCAGCTACATTGGCTCCCCGTGAAATACCGATCAcattttaaacttttactttaCGTTTTTAAGGCATTACACGATAAAGCacctaaatatttgaaagaacTGATTGTACCATACGCTCCTATTAGAACACTTCGGTCAGAAAATGAAGGACTCATAACGAATCCAAGAGATGTCCGCACTAAAACATACGGTGAAAGACGATTCGACCGAGCTGGAGCTACATTGTGGAATGACCTACCAATTCATTTACGGAGAGAACAATCGCTTCCTCGTTTTAAAAAAGGTTTGAAGACACATATTTTTAGACTGGCGTACTGTGATGTGTAA